A DNA window from Oncorhynchus tshawytscha isolate Ot180627B linkage group LG13, Otsh_v2.0, whole genome shotgun sequence contains the following coding sequences:
- the LOC112265022 gene encoding gastrula zinc finger protein XlCGF17.1-like: protein MTVTSKKEEETGYLVPVIQTHLKATNGSNDKLSRKMVLRNGALINTRERRDYRGSSQQPHNADKAEKTLSRSEHVKKPQQRSTGKRTHCCSDCGKRFTTSSGIKIHQRIHTGEKPHGCDQCGRSFVQYGHLKIHQRTHTGEKPYSCTQCGKSFSHSTSLISHQRTHTGEKPYSCDECGEIFTQLSSLISHQRTHTGVKPYSCDECGKSFTQLSSLISHQRTHTGEKPYSCSECGKCFTQLSSLISHQRTHTGEKPYNCDECGKMFTRSSNLTLHQRIHTGEKPFSCTQCGKSFTKLSNLISHQRTHTGEKPYSCDQCGKSFVQSSYLKIHQRTHTGEKPFSCTQCGKSFISSSLLTVHLRTHTGEKPYSCNQCVKSFATSGQLTIHQRTHTQ from the exons atgactgtCACATCCAAAAAGGAGGAGGAAACTGGATATCTGGTCCCGGTTATCCAAACTCATCTTAAGGCAACCAATGGTTCTAACGATAAACTGAGCCGTAAGATGGTTTTGAGAAACGGGGCTCTgattaacacta gagagagacgggactACCGTGGGTCCTCTCAACAACCTCATAATGCTGACAAGGCAGAGAAGactctctccagatcagaacacgTCAAGAAACCCCAGCAGAGATCCACAGGGAAGAGaactcactgctgctctgactgtgggaagagattcaccacctcatcaggcattaaaattcatcagagaatccacacaggagagaaacctcacggctgtgatcaatgtgggaggaGTTTTGTTCAATATGGCCATCTGaagatacaccagagaacacacacaggagagaaaccttatagctgtacacaatgtgggaagagttttagtcATTCAAccagcctgatatcacaccagagaacacacacaggagagaaaccgtatAGCTGTGATGAATGTGGGGAGATTTTTACTCAGCTAAGcagcctgatatcacaccagagaacacacacaggagtgaAACCGTACAGCTGTgatgaatgtgggaagagttttactcagctaagcagcctgatatcacaccagagaacacacacaggcgagaaaccttatagctgttcTGAATGTGGGAAGTGTTTTACTCAGCTAAGcagcctgatatcacaccagagaacacacacaggagagaaaccttataacTGTGATGAATGTGGGAAGATGTTTACTAGGTCTAGCAAtctgactctacaccagagaatacatacaggagagaaacctttcagctgtactcaatgtgggaagagttttactaagCTAAGCAACCtcatatcacaccagagaacacacacaggagagaaaccctatagctgtgatcaatgtgggaagagttttgttcaatctagctatctgaagatacaccagagaacacacacaggagagaaaccttttagctgtactcaatgtgggaagagttttatttCATCTAGCCTTCTGACAGTACacctgagaacacacacaggagagaaaccttatagctgtaatcaatgtgtgAAGAGTTTTGCTACATCTGGGCAGCTGAcgatacaccagagaacacacacacaatag